From Gemmatimonadaceae bacterium, a single genomic window includes:
- a CDS encoding 4a-hydroxytetrahydrobiopterin dehydratase codes for MRQKLSDLEIQRALGGLSGWSRRGDALTKTFAFDRFADGIAFVDRIAKIADEMDHHPDIDIRYTKITIVLSTHDAGGITQSDLTLAERIEGVR; via the coding sequence ATGCGCCAGAAACTGTCGGACCTCGAGATCCAGCGTGCCCTCGGCGGACTGTCGGGTTGGTCGCGCCGCGGCGATGCGCTGACCAAGACGTTCGCGTTCGATCGCTTCGCGGACGGCATCGCGTTCGTCGATCGCATCGCGAAGATCGCCGACGAGATGGATCATCATCCCGACATCGACATTCGGTACACGAAGATCACGATCGTGCTGTCGACGCACGACGCGGGCGGCATCACGCAATCGGATCTGACACTGGCGGAACGGATCGAAGGCGTGCGGTAA
- a CDS encoding DUF4097 family beta strand repeat-containing protein: MITRRVFTLAVAAAAMSGCSRAGSNDDAFRWTQPMQPGAVVHILDGSGNVTVHRAAGNEVVVSGSTRWRRGRQSDIHFAVTRAGNDYYVCAMWRSSGRCGARGYRGARSGGFLAMFSLFHRSSDAVANMVVAVPPGVAVDGQATNGSVDADGVTGGIRAHTLNGNVRATNVSGPLSLKTMNGDVHLSTDSLAPSDSISVETMNGGIFADLPATMQGAFDLRVTNGSVHSDFTPSGGSSTVTRGHLVAQIGSSSRVVRMHTMNGDVTVTARGGPSSH, encoded by the coding sequence ATGATCACCCGCCGTGTTTTCACGCTCGCCGTTGCCGCCGCCGCCATGTCCGGGTGCAGTCGCGCCGGCTCGAACGATGACGCATTTCGTTGGACACAACCGATGCAACCCGGCGCAGTCGTGCACATCCTCGACGGCTCGGGCAACGTCACCGTCCATCGCGCCGCGGGCAACGAAGTCGTCGTGAGCGGCAGCACGAGATGGCGCCGCGGCCGCCAAAGCGACATCCATTTCGCCGTGACGCGAGCCGGCAACGACTACTACGTGTGCGCCATGTGGCGCTCGAGCGGCCGGTGCGGCGCGCGCGGGTATCGCGGCGCGCGAAGCGGCGGCTTCCTGGCAATGTTCAGCCTGTTCCATCGCTCGAGCGACGCCGTCGCGAACATGGTCGTCGCAGTCCCGCCGGGCGTCGCCGTGGACGGCCAGGCCACCAACGGATCCGTTGACGCGGACGGCGTCACCGGCGGCATTCGCGCTCACACGCTCAACGGGAACGTGCGCGCGACGAACGTGTCCGGCCCGCTCTCGCTCAAGACCATGAACGGCGACGTGCATTTGTCGACCGACTCGCTCGCGCCGAGCGATTCGATTTCGGTCGAGACGATGAACGGCGGCATCTTCGCGGACCTGCCGGCGACCATGCAAGGCGCGTTCGACTTGCGTGTCACCAACGGTTCCGTCCATAGCGACTTTACGCCGAGTGGCGGATCGAGCACCGTCACACGGGGGCACCTCGTCGCGCAGATCGGGAGCTCGAGCCGCGTCGTGCGTATGCACACCATGAACGGCGACGTGACCGTGACCGCGCGCGGCGGACCCTCGTCGCATTAG
- a CDS encoding DUF3224 domain-containing protein, whose product MAQLEGAFDVVSWDEEPYDRIEGQPRFSHVRSVYEMKGSIQGEASLCYLLAYADDIAHFVGFALVTGTVNGKSGSFVMNDVGTYDNDVAKGRWMIIPGLGRGALSNIRGYGHFATGPSGSSYLLEVSF is encoded by the coding sequence ATGGCGCAGCTCGAGGGAGCGTTCGACGTAGTGAGTTGGGATGAAGAACCGTACGACCGCATCGAGGGACAACCGCGATTCTCGCATGTCCGCTCGGTGTACGAGATGAAGGGGAGCATTCAGGGCGAGGCATCGCTGTGCTATCTGCTCGCGTACGCCGACGACATCGCGCATTTCGTGGGCTTTGCGCTCGTCACCGGCACGGTGAATGGCAAGAGCGGCAGCTTCGTGATGAACGACGTCGGCACGTACGACAACGACGTGGCGAAGGGGCGGTGGATGATCATCCCCGGCCTGGGCCGCGGCGCGCTCAGCAACATTCGCGGCTACGGCCATTTCGCGACGGGGCCTTCGGGGTCGTCGTATCTGCTCGAAGTGAGTTTCTGA
- a CDS encoding PIG-L family deacetylase yields the protein MGRIALIFAHPDDETFCVGGIVAKYASAGHQISLWCATNGDAGKSAAVPVSSREELAALRRNEVLVACRLLGIDPVEMPGYRDGALEQADPIELTNDIVSFIRRQRPDVVITFGPEGAPTGHRDHSAISRVATAAFFLSGLTAFDAQHLAPHAAKRLFYHAWTMPQPDPRLTIESVPPTCAIGVREFKAVKDAAFKAHATQQGSAHAFYSSALKDVEHLAFAAGVAQPQAMIADLFAGL from the coding sequence TTGGGCCGAATCGCGCTGATCTTCGCGCATCCCGACGACGAGACGTTCTGTGTCGGCGGCATCGTCGCGAAGTACGCCAGCGCCGGCCATCAGATAAGCCTGTGGTGTGCAACGAACGGGGACGCCGGCAAATCAGCCGCCGTCCCCGTTTCGTCTCGTGAAGAGCTCGCGGCTCTGCGCCGCAATGAAGTGCTCGTCGCCTGCCGGCTGCTCGGCATCGATCCCGTCGAAATGCCCGGCTATCGCGACGGCGCGCTCGAGCAAGCCGATCCAATTGAGCTGACGAACGACATTGTCTCGTTCATCCGCCGCCAACGACCCGACGTCGTCATCACGTTCGGACCCGAAGGCGCGCCCACCGGGCATCGCGATCATTCCGCGATCTCGCGCGTCGCGACGGCCGCATTCTTTCTGTCGGGCCTGACGGCGTTCGACGCACAGCATCTCGCGCCGCACGCGGCGAAGCGGCTGTTCTACCACGCCTGGACGATGCCGCAGCCCGATCCTCGCCTCACGATCGAGAGCGTGCCGCCGACGTGCGCGATCGGCGTGCGCGAATTCAAGGCGGTGAAGGACGCCGCGTTCAAGGCGCACGCCACGCAACAAGGATCAGCGCACGCATTCTATTCGAGCGCATTGAAGGACGTCGAACATCTGGCGTTCGCGGCCGGCGTGGCGCAACCGCAGGCGATGATCGCCGATCTCTTCGCGGGATTGTGA
- a CDS encoding Bax inhibitor-1/YccA family protein has protein sequence MGFSYAPAIQVRTGAERATLVRRTYGLVFLSILVTMLGSAFAFTQPALMQGVMQHPFITFICMFIPLIMAQRAARDFPKNVILTLLFTFIEGIWLAPILALTEARAPGTVTSAAALTLVAFGGLTLYALVSRRDFSAWGSFFMIGLLVLFAALIINMFVQSVAAGLWIASVGVLIFSGLLVFDTWRILRSGTFGQDDYVIAAVQIYLDLLNMFMFILMLLGGGKRR, from the coding sequence ATGGGTTTCTCCTACGCACCCGCCATTCAGGTTCGCACGGGCGCGGAACGCGCGACGCTCGTTCGCCGCACCTACGGCCTGGTTTTCCTGAGCATTCTCGTCACCATGCTCGGCTCGGCCTTCGCGTTCACGCAGCCGGCGCTGATGCAAGGCGTGATGCAGCATCCCTTCATCACGTTCATCTGCATGTTCATCCCGCTGATCATGGCGCAGCGCGCCGCGCGGGATTTTCCGAAGAACGTCATCCTCACTCTGCTGTTCACGTTCATCGAAGGCATCTGGCTGGCGCCCATCCTCGCGCTCACCGAAGCGCGCGCACCGGGCACCGTCACGTCGGCCGCCGCGCTGACTCTCGTCGCCTTCGGCGGATTGACGCTGTACGCGCTCGTGAGCCGGCGCGATTTCAGCGCGTGGGGCAGCTTCTTCATGATCGGGCTGCTCGTGCTGTTCGCGGCGTTGATCATCAACATGTTCGTGCAGAGCGTCGCGGCCGGTCTGTGGATCGCCTCCGTCGGCGTGCTGATCTTCTCGGGCCTGCTGGTGTTCGATACGTGGCGTATCCTGCGCAGCGGCACGTTCGGCCAGGATGACTACGTCATCGCCGCGGTGCAGATCTATCTCGATCTGCTCAACATGTTCATGTTCATTCTCATGCTCCTGGGCGGCGGCAAGCGCCGGTAA
- a CDS encoding DUF4097 family beta strand repeat-containing protein, producing MPRFTSVVLLAALAAPAFAQGGDFHWEKALAAGSNVSISNINGDVRVIPSTSGKVEVIGTKRGNSSSFGRIHAEVHESSRGINVCVLRDDSDDSCDEDGIHSHSHNGRDWDHVSMTLDVAVPANVVVAANTVSGDIDMNGAHGDVSANSVSGDLKLQHLHASAVRANTVSGDIDVAVDELTGNGAFNFHSVSGDITLEVPRDFGADLTMSTVSGDMNSDFPVTLGNGRMSRRSLSARIGGGGRRLDVSTVSGDLRLRQGSR from the coding sequence ATGCCTCGGTTTACTTCGGTTGTCTTGCTCGCGGCGCTGGCCGCACCCGCGTTCGCGCAGGGCGGAGACTTTCACTGGGAAAAGGCGCTGGCCGCCGGCAGCAATGTTTCCATCAGCAACATCAATGGCGACGTGAGAGTCATCCCCTCGACGAGCGGAAAGGTGGAGGTGATCGGCACCAAGCGCGGCAACAGCAGCAGCTTCGGCCGAATTCACGCGGAAGTGCACGAGTCCTCGCGCGGCATCAACGTGTGCGTGCTGCGTGACGACAGCGATGACAGCTGCGACGAAGACGGCATCCACAGTCACAGCCACAACGGCCGCGACTGGGATCATGTGAGCATGACGCTCGATGTGGCGGTTCCCGCGAACGTGGTCGTCGCCGCCAACACGGTGAGCGGAGACATCGACATGAACGGCGCGCATGGCGACGTCTCCGCGAACAGCGTGAGCGGCGATCTCAAGCTTCAACATTTGCATGCGTCGGCGGTTCGCGCGAACACCGTGAGCGGCGACATCGACGTCGCGGTGGACGAGCTCACCGGCAACGGCGCCTTCAACTTTCATTCGGTGAGCGGTGACATCACGCTCGAAGTGCCGCGCGACTTCGGCGCCGATCTCACGATGTCCACGGTGAGCGGCGACATGAACAGCGACTTTCCGGTGACGCTCGGCAACGGACGTATGAGCAGGCGGTCGCTGAGTGCCCGGATCGGCGGCGGTGGACGGCGCCTCGACGTAAGCACCGTCAGCGGCGATCTTAGGTTGCGTCAGGGAAGCCGGTGA
- a CDS encoding error-prone DNA polymerase, giving the protein MYVELRAHTCFSFSDGAISAEALAHHARTLGYTHLGITDTADLGGLARFAVEAMAPTKHALCALAEQHDELDDGDCPECQRPVQPIVGAELVVDGHPAAFLARTERGYQNLAALVTLARVGQWEEWDKKVQGKRRGRPKVTWTHVAEHAEGLHALTGPATGALASLLRAGKGITSSEAKRCLAQWRECFAPGSLSIEVQLHYTGGHEAALASELIELAESNGIPWVATQDPRYVDDAGRLVHDMLTALRYDLTIDDAAKRGLLHPNAEWRLLSPHEMAQRWRGREEGLRESARIAGECEIFKLDWMRPPLPDFRKAKLGAGMSSVDDVAALRALTEEGARKRWGNVSQKQKDQIEHELDLIGRLGFAGFFLVMADAVRYAKSIGILCQGRGSAANSVVAFCTEITAVDPVKHGLLFERFLSDARVHGRAEPPDIDVDFEHERREEVLNYMYENYDRKHAAITAVTQLFHAPTAIQDAMRALGYAPEQALEISKRVHGDEPGECVGAVMEVADGRGMDLDNARGRALLAALPAFDGLARLRSTHVGGFVLSAAPLGNYLPVEQTTMGRTIVQFDKDDLDMIGVPKFDFLGLGALAMVRIAYDVIEKRTGTRPNMYEVKDRDAKAYDLIQRGETIGMFQIESRAQINSILHTKPDHLYDLVVQVALIRPGPIQASFVHPYTQRRLGLEPVVYAHPDLEEPLARTQGIPIFQEQAMAIAMKLGGYTATQADLLRRTMGNIRKKEKLERALVDLKRAMLTRGIEDAVAAKICSDLVSFANYGFPESHAWSFALIAYVTAYLKAHHPTEFFIGLLNAQPMGFYPISTLIHDAKRHGVEVRPPCLATGDWECTAEEVEAREEQEALMCHPEREARRTPFAAGGFSAAERGPSPSAQDDTKRCALRVGWKFVRGIGDKYIDQLRAARDKGGPFTSIGDVVRRGGLTRGEVIAFAQADAFAVWAKDRRHAAWEGLRACGDVLPLAPAKVSYHDPVPLDRQQLVFMDYHAVGMSIYGHPMESVREMLQHGGAIDSKQLMETPNGRMVTVGGLVTVRQRPATAGGTIFLLLEDEHGYMNIVVPQPLVAPNEEVVKRAPFVLVQGRVENDGASISVVGRRFRELEVGQLTHSAHEFR; this is encoded by the coding sequence ATGTACGTCGAGCTTCGCGCGCACACCTGCTTCTCGTTTTCCGACGGCGCCATCTCCGCCGAGGCGCTGGCGCATCACGCGCGGACGTTAGGATATACTCATTTAGGGATTACTGATACCGCCGATCTGGGCGGCCTCGCCCGATTCGCCGTCGAGGCGATGGCGCCGACCAAACACGCATTGTGCGCGCTCGCCGAGCAGCACGACGAGCTTGACGATGGCGACTGTCCCGAGTGCCAGCGCCCGGTGCAGCCGATCGTCGGCGCGGAGCTCGTCGTCGACGGACATCCGGCGGCGTTTCTGGCGCGTACCGAGCGTGGCTATCAGAACCTCGCCGCACTGGTGACGCTCGCGCGTGTGGGACAATGGGAGGAGTGGGACAAGAAGGTGCAGGGCAAGCGTCGTGGACGGCCGAAGGTGACGTGGACCCATGTCGCCGAGCATGCGGAAGGATTGCATGCGTTGACCGGACCCGCGACGGGAGCGCTCGCGTCGTTGCTTCGAGCCGGCAAGGGTATCACGTCGAGCGAAGCGAAGCGATGCTTGGCGCAATGGCGCGAGTGCTTCGCCCCCGGATCGTTGTCCATCGAAGTACAGCTGCACTACACCGGCGGCCACGAAGCGGCGCTGGCGTCGGAACTGATCGAGCTCGCCGAATCGAACGGTATACCGTGGGTGGCGACGCAGGATCCGCGGTACGTCGACGACGCCGGCCGACTCGTGCACGACATGTTGACCGCGCTGCGCTACGATCTCACGATCGACGATGCGGCCAAGCGCGGACTGCTGCATCCGAACGCGGAATGGCGGCTGCTCTCACCGCACGAGATGGCGCAGCGCTGGCGCGGCCGCGAGGAGGGATTGCGTGAGAGCGCGCGCATCGCCGGCGAGTGCGAGATCTTCAAGCTCGACTGGATGCGCCCTCCCCTGCCCGACTTTCGGAAAGCGAAGCTCGGCGCCGGCATGAGCTCGGTCGACGACGTCGCCGCCCTGCGCGCGTTGACGGAAGAAGGCGCACGGAAGCGGTGGGGGAATGTCTCGCAAAAACAGAAGGATCAGATCGAGCACGAGCTGGATCTCATCGGCCGCCTGGGATTCGCGGGCTTCTTTCTGGTGATGGCCGACGCGGTACGCTACGCGAAGAGCATCGGCATTCTGTGTCAGGGGCGCGGCAGCGCGGCCAACTCGGTGGTGGCGTTCTGCACGGAGATCACGGCGGTCGATCCCGTGAAGCACGGCCTGCTCTTCGAGCGTTTTCTGTCCGACGCGCGCGTGCATGGGCGCGCCGAGCCGCCGGACATCGACGTGGACTTCGAGCACGAGCGGCGCGAGGAAGTGTTGAACTACATGTACGAGAACTACGATCGCAAGCATGCCGCGATCACGGCGGTGACGCAGCTGTTCCACGCGCCGACGGCGATTCAGGACGCCATGCGCGCGCTGGGCTACGCGCCGGAACAGGCATTAGAGATTTCGAAACGCGTCCACGGCGACGAACCGGGCGAATGCGTCGGTGCGGTCATGGAAGTGGCGGATGGGCGCGGCATGGACCTCGACAATGCGCGCGGCCGGGCGCTCCTCGCGGCGCTGCCCGCGTTTGACGGGTTGGCGCGGCTGCGGTCCACGCACGTCGGCGGCTTCGTGCTCTCGGCGGCGCCGCTCGGGAATTATTTGCCGGTGGAGCAGACGACGATGGGCCGCACGATCGTGCAGTTCGACAAGGACGATCTCGACATGATCGGCGTGCCGAAGTTCGACTTCCTGGGATTGGGTGCGCTGGCGATGGTGCGCATCGCGTACGACGTGATCGAGAAGCGCACGGGAACGCGGCCGAACATGTACGAGGTGAAGGATCGCGACGCGAAGGCGTACGATCTCATTCAGCGCGGCGAGACGATCGGCATGTTTCAGATCGAGAGCCGCGCGCAGATCAATTCGATATTACACACGAAGCCTGACCACTTGTACGATCTGGTCGTGCAAGTGGCGTTGATACGACCCGGCCCGATTCAGGCGAGCTTCGTGCATCCGTACACACAGCGGCGATTGGGGTTGGAGCCGGTGGTGTATGCGCATCCGGATCTCGAGGAGCCGCTGGCGCGCACGCAGGGCATCCCGATTTTTCAGGAGCAGGCGATGGCGATCGCCATGAAGCTCGGCGGCTATACCGCGACGCAGGCGGATCTGTTGCGGCGAACGATGGGGAACATTCGCAAGAAGGAAAAGCTCGAGCGCGCGCTCGTGGATTTGAAGCGGGCGATGTTGACGCGCGGCATCGAGGACGCGGTGGCGGCGAAGATCTGCAGCGATCTCGTGAGCTTCGCGAATTATGGGTTTCCTGAATCGCATGCATGGAGCTTTGCGCTGATCGCCTATGTGACGGCGTATCTCAAGGCGCATCATCCGACGGAGTTTTTCATCGGGCTGCTCAACGCGCAGCCGATGGGGTTCTATCCCATCTCGACGTTGATTCACGATGCCAAGCGGCATGGGGTCGAGGTCAGGCCGCCGTGTTTGGCGACGGGGGATTGGGAGTGTACGGCGGAAGAGGTTGAAGCGCGCGAAGAACAAGAAGCGCTAATGTGTCATCCTGAGCGCGAAGCGCGAAGGACCCCTTTCGCTGCGGGGGGCTTCTCCGCGGCAGAGAGAGGTCCTTCGCCTTCGGCTCAGGACGACACGAAGCGCTGCGCGCTTCGTGTCGGGTGGAAGTTTGTCAGAGGCATCGGCGACAAATACATCGACCAACTCCGCGCCGCGCGCGACAAGGGTGGGCCGTTCACGTCGATCGGCGACGTCGTGCGCCGCGGCGGGCTCACGCGCGGCGAGGTGATTGCGTTCGCGCAGGCCGATGCGTTCGCGGTGTGGGCGAAGGACCGGCGGCACGCGGCGTGGGAAGGGTTGCGCGCATGCGGCGACGTGCTGCCGCTCGCGCCCGCGAAGGTGTCGTATCACGATCCCGTTCCGCTCGACCGGCAGCAGCTCGTGTTCATGGATTATCACGCCGTGGGCATGAGCATCTACGGGCATCCCATGGAGTCCGTGCGCGAGATGTTGCAACACGGTGGCGCGATCGACAGCAAGCAATTGATGGAAACGCCCAATGGCCGCATGGTGACGGTCGGCGGTCTCGTCACCGTGCGCCAACGTCCCGCGACCGCCGGCGGTACGATCTTCCTGTTGCTCGAGGACGAGCATGGTTATATGAACATCGTGGTGCCGCAGCCTCTTGTGGCGCCGAATGAAGAAGTGGTGAAGCGCGCGCCGTTCGTGCTGGTGCAGGGCCGTGTGGAGAACGACGGCGCGTCGATCTCGGTGGTGGGCCGCCGATTCCGCGAGCTCGAGGTGGGACAGCTGACGCATTCCGCGCATGAATTCCGCTAA
- a CDS encoding DUF3224 domain-containing protein, which produces MTTHAKGTFDVQLHALAMEDIANDAMLGRMSSDKQLHGDLTGTTQGQMLTVGTTTSGSQVYVAVERVTATLGGKHGTFALHHRGVMNRGKATLEISVVPDSGTGELAGITGTLAIDVKDGEHLYDFEYTLP; this is translated from the coding sequence GTGACGACGCATGCGAAGGGAACGTTCGACGTGCAGCTCCACGCACTCGCGATGGAAGACATCGCGAACGACGCGATGCTTGGCCGCATGTCGAGCGACAAACAGCTACACGGCGATCTGACCGGTACGACGCAGGGCCAGATGCTCACCGTCGGCACGACGACGAGCGGCTCGCAGGTGTATGTCGCCGTCGAGCGCGTGACCGCGACACTCGGCGGCAAGCACGGAACGTTCGCGCTGCATCATCGCGGCGTGATGAATCGCGGAAAGGCGACTTTAGAGATTAGTGTCGTGCCGGATTCTGGCACCGGTGAACTGGCCGGGATTACCGGCACGCTCGCGATCGACGTGAAGGACGGCGAGCACCTGTATGATTTCGAATACACGCTGCCCTGA
- a CDS encoding radical SAM protein, with protein sequence MGVPQTQFQQTAMFGADVLGKPLPVVGEQKDIRYFGTIAKNVLNPPDVTQMGFWSVNPYIGCAFGCAYCYARYAHRWVVDRHATANPEHADLQAARDTMVPWLAFERRIFVKTNAADVLRRTLRHGSDKHLALLKDETIVIGTATDPFQPAERRFRVTRACLEVLAEHPGLSVTIITKSPLVTRDIDVLKRIKRHSSLTVHLSLISTDRELARTVEPRAPTPEARLRALARLSEAGIDVGINVMPVLPAITDHPAALEHLVKSVAERGAAYVNACALRLRSSARQRYLPFIEQEFPHLAKRYWATYAFDHKVSGTYSARLKRRMTELCARHGVPYGRWGAADERASEAIEERFAGTEQLELTLGANGADAADVSSAANPATATALPMSRLS encoded by the coding sequence ATGGGCGTACCGCAGACGCAGTTTCAGCAGACCGCAATGTTCGGAGCCGACGTGCTCGGCAAGCCGCTGCCCGTCGTCGGCGAACAGAAGGACATTCGCTACTTCGGCACCATCGCGAAGAACGTCCTGAACCCACCGGATGTGACGCAGATGGGGTTCTGGTCGGTGAACCCGTACATCGGCTGCGCCTTCGGGTGTGCGTACTGCTACGCGCGATACGCGCATCGCTGGGTGGTCGATCGCCACGCCACCGCCAATCCCGAGCACGCCGATCTTCAGGCCGCGCGCGACACGATGGTCCCGTGGCTCGCGTTCGAGCGGCGGATCTTCGTCAAGACCAACGCGGCCGACGTGCTGCGGCGTACGCTGCGCCATGGATCGGACAAGCATTTAGCGTTGTTGAAAGATGAAACTATCGTAATCGGCACGGCGACCGATCCCTTTCAGCCGGCCGAGCGGCGCTTTCGCGTCACGCGCGCGTGTCTCGAGGTGCTGGCCGAGCATCCGGGACTCTCGGTCACCATCATCACCAAGAGTCCGCTCGTGACGCGCGACATCGACGTGCTCAAGCGCATCAAGCGCCACTCATCGCTCACGGTGCACCTCTCGCTCATCTCCACCGACCGCGAGCTGGCGCGCACGGTCGAGCCGCGCGCACCGACTCCCGAGGCGCGTCTCCGCGCGCTCGCGCGATTGAGCGAAGCGGGCATCGACGTCGGCATCAACGTCATGCCGGTGCTGCCGGCGATCACCGATCATCCCGCGGCGCTCGAGCACCTCGTGAAGTCGGTGGCCGAGCGCGGCGCGGCGTACGTGAATGCATGTGCGCTGCGTCTGCGATCGTCGGCGCGTCAGCGGTATCTGCCATTCATCGAGCAGGAGTTTCCGCATCTCGCGAAACGCTACTGGGCGACGTACGCGTTCGATCACAAGGTGAGCGGCACGTACAGCGCGCGATTGAAGCGGCGGATGACGGAGCTCTGCGCCAGGCACGGCGTGCCGTACGGCCGGTGGGGCGCCGCCGACGAGCGCGCGTCCGAAGCGATCGAAGAACGATTCGCCGGCACCGAGCAGCTCGAGCTCACGCTTGGCGCGAATGGGGCCGATGCGGCCGATGTGTCCAGTGCGGCCAATCCGGCTACGGCTACGGCGTTGCCGATGTCGAGGCTGTCCTGA